ctGAGAAATTCCTCTAAAGATCTTTATTTGAgtttagcagatgaaagaaagtcatacatgtatgggatggcatgagggtgagtaaatgatgagacaatttttatttttgggtgaactattccttcaagccTGTATAATTGTTAGCCAGTTGGTTTTGAAAGTTGGAGGTTAATATGATTTGAATGTTCTTTAGTTGTATGTCCACGCCTTTCTGAAGAAAGATGACTCTGTGGGCTACAGAGTCATGGTGCAAATGGAAGATCTTACCCTCACATTTTTACAACAACCTGGTATGAACTACACTTAAAGTACACAGTGTGAAATCAAATTAAACTTgtactgttttttaaaaaaagatataataaatataaaatggctGCCAtgatatctaaaaaaacaaaaaaaacaattatgaaaaagTTGTAATCATGGCTATTCAAAGGTTAGAAGTAATTTTGGCATTACTAGAAGGTGTCTCTTTTATGGGAAACAGATAACAGCTTTTTTTTGTGTCCCACTGCAGGCAGGGTCGTCTGGACGAGAGAGGAGGCCCTGGCTGATGTGGTTGCCATGGAGATGGTTGATCTGCCACTCACTGGAACGcaggcagagctggagggagaGTTTGGAAAGAAAGCTGGTAAAATGCAACATTAACAGGAGTCATTATTTAACatgtacttttattattattattattattattataattataaatgcaTCCTTGTTGAGAAGTCTGTTTCTTCCATCCAGTTATTTGGATCAGTCCAGTTCAGCCCAAAAGCATTAGACATATAGTCACACATATTATATAGTCTATTTAGAAGTCTATGTAGgctaaaatgtttaaatgcaggTGTTACATAAACCATAAACCCAAAAGACTTTCCTTCCTTTACTCAGTGTTTGTGGTGTATGGCTATTGTTGCATGGAGTGCTTCTGCTTGCTAAGCATAAACTTATGTCTCACTAAGCTGTCCTGTTGTCCATGGCTTTCCTGCACTTTCTTTCTGTATTTATTTCCTTATGTGTCTTCTTTTGCCTTTCTGCTGCACTCGGATCCAGCCATTCAAGGTAAAGTAAGGAGCCTCTTCTAATATTGCTCTGCTTTAAATAACATGCTTTGTGTATGAAATGTCTTTGTTAGAGTCACTGATTTTTGAAAATACAGTGTcttaaaaatgtaactaattttaaTTTGCAATGGGATGTgctattttcttttgtttgttttgttaaaactAAATGCTATGTTCTCTGAAATAAAAGGTTCTCTTAATTCAGACACTCATAGTCATCTCTTGTGATCTGCAGATGGCCTGTTACCCATGGTTCTAAAGCGTCTATCTTCCCAGTTCATCCTGCTGCAGGCTTGGTTGGCCCATCTCTGGAAACTCTTCTACGATGCCCGGAAGCCTCGGAGCAGTGTGAAGAATGAGGTCACCATAGAGACCCTGTCTCGGGATGAGTTCAACCTGCAGAAAATGATGGTGATGGTAACTGCCTCTGGGAAGGTGCGTTTTGGAAACAGCTGTTGTTTtgtaattttagttttttgttgtcGATTAACAGATGTCTTGTTTTCCTACCCAACTCTTTGGCATTGAGAGTAAATCAGGAACAGTTTTGTGGAAACACTTTTTAGAAAACATCAATCCCAATTCCGTTTTCAAACTATTGGGAAACAGCTGTTTTGTCGTTGTAGTTTTGTGTTGTCGATTAACACGTGTCTTGCTTTCCTACCCAGCTCTTTGGCATCGAGAGCAAATCAGGAACTGTTTTGTGGAAACACTTTTTAGAAAACATCAATCCCAACTCTGTTTTCAAACTAATGGTTCAGAGGACAACTGCACACTTTCCTCATCCTCCACAGTGCACACTTCTTATTAAAGATAAGGTAAGGTTGATATGTCAGCTGtggcacatccatccatccatcctttgaTTGAAAACACTTGCATTGTGTTTACAGGACACAGGTCTTGGAAGCCTCCATGTCTTCAATCCCATTTTTGGTAAGAGGAGTCATACTAGTGTCCCTGCCTTACCCAGACCTATCCTTCAGTCTCTATTGTTGCCGCTCATAGACCAGGACTATGCTAAAGTTCTCCTCCTTATTGACGATCAGTACAAGGTGGGTCTTCGTTCTTCAGAcaaatcttctgttttttggcgAATTTAAATGCGTCTATCATCTTTTCTCATTCAGGTCACAGCTTTTCCATCTACAAAGAATGTTCTCCAGCAGCTTCAGGACACAGCATCCTCCATATTCTTCTACCTAGTTGAGTCCAGCCAGGGCAAACTGTCTGGTTTCCGTCTACGCAAGGTTATTATTCATTCTTcgtaccacatacacacacaaacatgtaaaaCACTCTGAGTGCtgcattttactaattattttgggttttttCATTCAGGATTTGTCTACAGAGCTGATCTGGGAGGTGGTCATCCCAACTGAGGCACAGAAGATTGTGGCTGTCAAAGGAAAACGTGCAAATGAACATGTTCATTCCCAGGGCAGAGTAATGGGAGACCGTAGCGTGCTCTACAAGGTTCTACTGACTTCTATCACTGCTATTATTGGGCTGAACCAATCAAACTTTTTTCTAATCATATCTTCTTTTATTCATCTTCAGTATCTGAACCCTAATCTTCTAGCTGTGGTAACGGAGAGTACGGACACCCATCAGGAGCGTAGCTTTGTGGGAATCTTCCTCATTGATGGTGTGACTGGCCGTATTGTGCATGAGGCAGTGCAGCGGAAGGCCAGAGGACCTGTTCATTTTGTGCATTCAGAGAACTGGATGGTGGTAAGTACATAGGCCTAcatagttacaaaaaaaaaaaaatctgaactcCTGCCACAATCACATTATGCCAGTATTTGACGCAACACTTCTGTTTTGTGTGTTGTTCCCTTATAGTATGTATACTGGAACTCCAAGTTTCGTAGGAATGAGTTTTCTGTATTGGAGCTCTTTGAGGGAGCAGAGCTCTATAACAGCACAGTCTTCAGCTCCCTGGATAGACCACATCCACCTCAGGTGCTACAGCAGTCGTACATTTTTCCTGCTCCTATAAGCACTTTGGAGGCCACACTGACAGAAAAAGGCATCACCAGCCGACACCTCCTTGGTTTGTACTGTGTATTCCTATAGGTGCATCATTAAAGACGATTATCTTCATAAAGATTACAAAActcttaaaggagtagtttacccaaaaattaaaattctctcatcatttactcaccctcatgctatcccagaaagtgtatgactttctttcttctgctgaacacacacaaagatttttagaagagtatttcagctctgtccatacatgcatgtgaatggtgaccaaaactttgaagctccagaaagcacacaaaggaagcattaaagtaatccatgtgactccagtggtttaatccatgtcttctgaagcgatcccaTAGggtttaggtgagaacagaccaaaacataactcttattttatattattgtacatcttgctattgcagtctcgaggcttttttattttaagctgtctttctgtgctttttggagcttcaaagttctggtcaccattcttttgcattgcatggacctacagatcggagatattcttctaaaatccttCATTGTATTCTGTAGAAGgaaaaaagttatacacatctgggatggtctgagggtgtgtaaatgatgaaaggTTCGCTTTCTAACATTCATTCGGTATCACTATGGGTAATGCCTCAGATGTGGCCAATTCTGGAAGCTACAATAACACCCAGTCTATCagctgacagaccaatcacagcagtgatgaggGAGTCCCACCTCCTTATATAAACTACTGTCATAGGTGCCTACCTCATTCTCGTTCTCTTCCCCGTGAAGATCATTGGAAGCTATCCTCAGCAGGACTCGAAGTGGTTGCTTAACTGTTCATCAGACGAGCCATTCAGGTATGTCGGAGAACGCGGCTGTTCTTTTTACGTGTATATTCACTGTCAAAGTGAATATATATATTCTgctgtatttatattgttttctcCAGGTGGCGTGAACCAGCGCATCGAGTCAGGTTTGCTTTTTCTGCGGAGTTTCGAGCTGTATAGCTTATACCTCTATGGCAAGAGGATTAACACAGAATCAAGTGGCATGTTGTGGTGAACAGCTTCTGTGTTCTTGAGTTCGGGTTCTGCCATGGCAACTGCGAGCCCACCGAGCGGCGGAGCGAAGGGGAAGGATCCCGTCCGTCTGCTTGTGAATCTATGATCTCGCTGAAGGATTGTATCTATGTATCGCCTGTCTGGGGGTCAGGCATGCACAGGCCACACTCGCTTATCCTGAGTATTGCCCGCATTGTTGCCTTTTCATACGGAGAGTTTTGAAAAGGAGGGTGCGGGTTGCGGCATAGAATAGTGAGGATCCCTATTTTTCTCTGCCACCAGTGGAGAAAGACCCCCCACCCCAGCTGCAAGGACAGCGCAGCTAGGGCAATCTCATGGACGAAGTCTCCCCTGATCTTCCTCCCCTCTTTGAATCAGCCCCTTTGGTGGGGGGcagggaagaggaggaggaggatgatgcTGATGATCGTCTTTTGGAGGACGATGGCGAGGAGGATGAAGAAGATGCCATTCTCCCCGCTCTTCCTCTTTCTTGGCCGGGAAGCACGATGGATGCGTCCCCCACTCTTGTCCAAGGAGAGCTGGACCTTACTGAGATGTGTAGGAGGGTGGCAGTCAAGCTCTCCATCGACTGGCCGTCACAGCAGTCAGACCAGGGTACAGAGAGGGATCTGTACGACGGCAACGGCTGCCGTCTCGTGCTGCCCCGGTAAAGCAATTTATTCCAGCCATCCCAGCGTGCGTCGTGGAGATGTGTCGGTAGCTAATCACCTTCACCCCGATCAtctgccgttttttttttttttttttttttttttcatctgctcCCGCCTCATTGGACAGAGAGATTGTCGGCCTCCATTTACCAAAAGATCTACAGATCTTCAGCCTTAGCTGTAAGGGCTCTTAATGCCACCTCGCTCCTCACAGCATATCAGACCGAGATGGAGGAGATGGGGCGTCAAATTGATGTGGGGGCGTCAGATGCGGCGTTGTGGGAAGAGATCTGCGTTATTGGCGATCTCAACCTACGTACATCAAGAGAAGCCATCCAGAGCTGCTGGCCGCAGCATGGGTCCGCTGTTGTGGGCGAACGGGCTATTTAGCTCTGTCTGTCTGGCCTGTCTGAGGGAGAAGACAGATTTTCAACAGTGTGTTAATATCAACAGTGGAGGGGGAGTCAGCTCTGAATTTAGAGATGGAAATAGCCAATTTGCTTAGCAAAAGAGCAATAAGGATTGTGCCACTGGAGGACAGCCGTCAGGGGTTTTACTCCAGGTATTTCTTCATCTCCAAGAGAGGAGGAGGTCtccgtcccattctggatttgtgAAACCTCAACAAATACCTCAGAAGGTACAAGTTCAAAATGCTCATGCTCAAAACAGTCCATTTATTCATCCCAGATACTGGTTTACATCAGTCGACCTGAAGGAGGCGTATTTTCATGTAGGCATCTACCCTTCACACACAAAATTCATAAGATTTGCCTATCAGGAAATAGCCTTTCAGACTTTCATTAGCACCAAGAGTCTTCAGCAAGCGTGTGGAGGCAGCGCTAATGCTGCTGAGATTAACGGGTGTCTGCTTATCTAGACGATCTCCTGCTGTGCAAGCTGTCGCGGCAGCAAGCAGAGATAGATACGAAAATGCTGGTGTCTCATTTAGGTTGTCATTCAGCTTCCCGTCaaacgctcatctaatatcttcctctgaagcgtgtattctatcatccagaatcaaaaacttcaggatcaggatcaaaagttcctctcattctcaaatcatgatggtccatctgtgacaatccaagtaggtgatccaggccatttaaactgtcaggagattgaggctcacgCTGGACTTCAAGGCtatgtccgaaaccaggaaaatgctgcctccggaggctgtatatggaggtacgatgaaaataaggtgcttttcaaactgttcagagaccagtttttTTAAGagttcattcaaaacagctgtcagtcaagccattaactgattaggcagcaaggtaacaagtcagctgcctacatttttggATGTAgtccaaggtaaaagcgcttcatgtgtgctataagtaaatgtcttattcactatgcacaaCTGGTTTGTATGCATGTACAATTGGTtcgattttgatatttttttagtaaatgcgattgctaacatggacatgccatccatggctGCTGAACTATTGTGTGTACtgatatttccttcttcctaatatattaacaatttcttcatgtgcaaataaattactaaaatttctAAACTAatcagaaatctgaagaaactgctatctaccatttaaaatacaatattttttttgttttgtgtgaaattgagtaagtatagtgctaaataagggtttattatttttagcaattttatgtttgtaatttactatattaaattgtttgatatatcggcattgtatcggtatcagccattaaaaaacccatatcggttgaccactaatgGTCACTCAGGCATACTGATCACCCCGAACTGGCCAGGGAAACTGTGGCTGGCAGAGATAATTCAACTTTTGTGCGCTCAGCCTTGGCAGCTCCCGCTGCGCAGGATCTCCTGTCGCAAACGCGGGGGGAAATATTTCACCTTGCTCCGGACCGAGTAGCTCTTTGTGCCTGTACTGTGAGAGGTTAAATTTGAGTGACACGGTTTACCCCCCAGGGTGATTGAAATTATTCAGAGCGTGTGAGCTGCTTCAACGTGCTCTGCGTATGATCGGAAATGGGCTGTGTTTGAGCAGTGgtgtgcacacagacacattgtTAAATTTTTATGTTCAGTGGCAGATTGTGATGAGGAGgtgggtgtggccgggccgtgatggggcacagccggtgctgaatcagctgatcagcgggagagcaagataaggggcagccggagacgccagtttgagagagagagagagagagagagagagagagagacgcacgcagccgtgttgcatgtgtgtctgtgtttgtttgttttaagttcatttatatcattaaacctttatgttgactgttcagccggttcccgcctcctccttgcccatctttatactgttacagtggtgccgaaacccaggagggaggagggatgcactgtcgcggagtcctcgccgctgccgtctgccaaaggagcagccatctgcctggggacggaggggtcgctgccggctgccGAAAGCTGGAGGAGCCGCTTCCATccaccgaagaaggggaggagcagttccgtctgccaggggccggaggactcgctgccatctgcagggggaggagtgagctttcatctgccagagggcagaggagcggttgaggaccgggcgacagcgtatACGGGAGTTGGCtatatcccatagtgagataccgaacgaatgttagaaagagaattttaaccctggttctctgataacaggagtgaggtatctcatCACACTTCCCTCCTTGCAGTTGCACGGAGAAGACATGTGTGGAGAATGAAGTAGGCACCAATGACAATGGTTTATATAGGGAGTTGGGACTCcctcatcactgctgtgattggtctgtcaactGACAGACTGGGTGTTATTGGTGCTTCCAGGATTGGCCATGCCCgagagaaccggggttacgtgagtaacctaaagattttaatttttgggtgaactattgattGGCAAACACAAATATAAGCATTACCTTCTCATATTCTGGATGTTCCTTTTTTCCATTATAGTTGGGCTGCCATCAGGTAATATTTTATCCTTACCAAAGATGTTCCTGGACCCACGAAGACCAGAGGTGGTCTCAGAACAGAGTCGGTGAGTTctcaaataataattacaatgttGTGGTTCAGAAATATTATTCCTTACAAATGATTTAATCTGTCTGATTAACAGATTGTTTGCTTAGTAACTAAGTTGAACAATGATCGTTTTACTATATAGGGAGGAAAATCTCATACCCTATGCCCCAGAAATGCCAATTCGAACAGAATGGTTTATAAACTACAACCAGACTGTATCAAGAGTAAGGGGTATCTACACTGCCCCCTCTGGCTTGGAGTCTACTTGTTTGGTAAGTGTTACACATTGTCAATTCATTTTTCATTACAGAGCATTAAATAAATTCTTGTTGGTATTCTTAATTGGAGCTCTGATTTTTAATTTGCATAATATATCTCAGTCTGGTGGCTAAAATGACtagttaaaatagttaaatagttaaaatgactttttttctttctttttttttttcttaacccaATAGGTGGTTGCGTATGGTCTTGACATCTACCAGACCAGAGTGTTCCCCTCCAAGCAATTTGATGTCCTTAAGGATGACTACGATTATGTACTTATCAGTAGTGTACTCTTTGGCCTCTTCTTTGCTACCATGATCAGCAAACGTCTAGCAGAAGTCAAACTGCTCAACAGGGCATGGCGATAATCATGATGGCCTGTTGACTTCACTCTTGCATACACTGCAATGTGCTTGACACATTGATGGCAGGAGACTAGCCGGTGACCATGTCAAAACTTCAAGATCATTTGAtaagttttgtgtgtttttactaCCAGCTGTCCCGAGGATCTTGTGTTTTGAGAGGAAGTGCATAAATGGCTATGATAGTTTTCCCCTTTTCAGAAAGACATTATTGATGtaggttttaatatatataatatatatatatatatatatatatatatatatatatatatatatatatatatatatatatatttttttttttttttttttatttaacatatatttcttttttattttgcccAGCACTGAACAGATCACAGTctaatttttgtttattgtttaattattgtgCCTTTCGGGGTATTTTAACATGTGGTTTAAAGGTAGACTCATCAGATATATCCTAATTAAAAATCAACCATCCTGTGTATTTATTGGATGCCCCCTTgcatccactttttttttttttttctttatacatTTCATTCAGCAATGTTGTGCTCACATGAGTCTGCCTTTTAAAAAGATTGATGGATGGGTTAAGTGCATTTTCAAAAAGAGAATTGATGAGGGATAGTTGCAAAGGGACTTCTTATCAATTAAAATTTAAATAGATGGAATTAATGATTGGGTTTTGAAATAATTTGAGTGCTTATTCATATCTGATGATATGTTTGGGGATatattgcattaattaatgtaCCGAATTGTGCGATATGGATTTGAATGGGCAAATACTAATGCAaatgagaactgtgaaatttcaagagtcaagacatttttattgttttctccTGGACATTTATGATAGCAGGTTCTGCATAGATTAAACTAAACAATATGGATAATCTTTTTCTAGTTATTTTATGGTATGTCAAATTCACTGGATGGTTTGGAGCCATGTTCTTGATATTTATGGGCAAGATCTTACTATGCCATATCATACTTCAATTTTGACTCATTACAAATCCTTGTGattttacatttatgtaaaatGTTTCCACTACTTTTCATTGATTCTACTTTAATTTTTTTGAAAGCATCCCATCTGCTGCTAATTAAATACTGATGTCagagtttagtttaattatattTGCAACACAAGGGTAGATCATTAAATtggtgtgatgtttttttttttttttttttaaacaatgataaagtattttttattttccccGTTAATCACTAATAAAGGATTTCTCCCCTTCCAAATGGCTGACTCTTGGATTTTATTGACACAattcaacaaaacaaattctGATGAATGTAATTTGTGtcttgaaaaaataaacactttaaaattCCTTCTGGttactttattttactttatgtgtGAGTTGATCGGAATTTGATGGATGATCAAAATTGACTGAAGGTTGGATTGCTCTGATTGTAAACTATTTTATAGACAAAATAATTTCCTAAATTGCTGGATTAGAATGTGCGTGTATAAAAGTATCTTTGCAAGAGTACAACATTCACCACTGCaccattattatttcaaaagatTACTGCAGTACATACACTTGACTAGACTTTTCTTGTTTTATCTATGACGACACTTCCTGTTATTTGGCGTCTGATGATTCACCTCATTTCCGCTCTGAGATTCTAATAGATGATCTCAAGATGGCGTCGAGTGAAGGAGATGGAGAACCTGAGTGGACCGCAGCCGTACGGCCACTTTTATCAGCGTCCTACACGGCTTTCGAAACAAAAGAGCTACCTCAGCTTATAGGATCCATCGTAAACAGGTTAGACGAGGGTTGTTTGTTGAGATGCTCCGCGCAGGGGTGAAATAACGTGTTGAGTGACTCTGCATTAGCTGTGATGCTAGGGCAGCACTGAGGCTATGgctcaaaatctagtgagctgtctaccttgacagcatttttggacatAATTTGCACGCTTGGGACGTTCCAAACAGGCCCATGTCTTAAATGGCTCTCTAAAATTGCTTTCTATGGCCAATAAATGCGTTTGAACTTTCCAAATATGTTTATGCTATCCCTAAATGTGgtctagttaggcagctcactatggaTTCAGAAACAACCAGAGTGTTACTGTGCATTTACAGGAGCAGGTACATCAGATTCTGCTTCATCATCAGGCCAGAGAACCATTTTATTCCGTGCATATTAACAGCCCGGTTGACAGTTTTAACAACACAGCTGACTTAAAATTGATGCACAGAATCTCACGACACCCAGTCCTTAATAAAGTGATTATATATTTGTGTTGGAAGTGTTTAAATTGACACCGAAGAAGCTTGTTGTTAGCCTCCCTCGATGAACCCAATCCAAAGCTCGTTAGCCTGCTAACATCTGTTAGCCACCGTCAAGAGCACATAGGCGTCCAGACAAACCGTCAGCCAGATAAATCTAACTCTGTCAGTCATATTAGTCCTCGTTACTAATTGTTTGGATCATAGTCTCGTTTATTTATGCCGGAGAGGGAGGTGTGTCGGTTAGCTAGCAAGCTATGACTTAGCAGCTAGTGCTAGTGTTGTTGATGGTTTGCTAATTGTCATTTAGcctcttttattaaaaaaagagttaTTAAAGCAATCCCGTATTAGTTTCTTGTTGGGTTCGTTGTATAATTTGACAGCGTGTTTGCATGTCTGTCTGTAGTATACGTGCACTGCCATCAAGGTTTCGTTTTTGCTGAAACTGATAAAGACATTACCGACACTGTAATTTACAGCGGTTACCAACTGTCTGCCTACGATTTCTATAGCCAAACAGCCGTCTCAGCTAAAATACTTATTTAAACACCTTTTGTATGTCtgatataataaatgtaatagtcTTGTTTGTTGTTGGCGTCAATTAACTAACTATGAGTCTACTTAGCAACTTATGAAAAGAAAGTTACACGACTGATGAGTTGGAACAGCCAACCTGGATTACACGTCTGCTGCTAGGCTGTAATTATCATTTGAAGAATGATTCATTTAGGTTTAGCTAATCTATTTTCATATCCAAACCGCTGTACATTGTGATGCTTTGCCATACTTTTTATTTGTCCACTTGAGTTGATAGacttaagtttatttttaacagaaaACATATCTGTATTGTTTCCTGACTTGTCTGCTTGACTTGAATTTTTGGAGATTTTCTGAACCTTCCAAagtaccttaaagggatagttcacccaaaaatgaacattctctcatcatttactcaccctcatcccatcccaaatgtgtatgactttctttcatctgcagaacacaacgatttttagaatatctccgctctgtaggtccatacaatgcatacaAAAAACTTAGTAAACAGGGTACAAAACTTGGAAGCTCGAAaaaaaacataaaggcagcataaaggtaatccatatgactccagtggttaaatccatgtcttctgaagtgatatgacaggtgtgggtgagaaacatattaatatttatgtccttttttttgtgtgtgtgtgtaaatctctactttcaaacagccctcctaagtgcTCTGAGACAGTATGGCAGAGATGGATCACTggtaggggtgtgacgatacacttagctcatGAGACGAGATGATACATgatactgggttcacgagaacgagacgatattttaacactatatacactactggtcaaaagttttgaaacactcattctttattataattttttatagaataatagtaaagtcatcaaaactatggaataacataaatggaactatgggaattatgttgtgactaaacaaaatctttttttttttttttttaaatacattttagtttttgtaataaagtaaattaatatggtggcacacttatatttttgtctacaaaactaatttcaaacatttaagcatatgccttcagatcaaaagatttttaaaatcatgagaaacatttcgggcaagtgtttcaaaacttttgaccggtagtgtatatgactagAAACAtagtcttttattcgactgaaagtcacaaaatgcaaaacaatgcaagtgcattttgaaatgttttaacttatcatcttgtaatgaatgtcatttcagttctactttctgagtatgaattatcatatgcagtaaaagacagaacaatatgcaagcactgtaaaaggttttgctacaaactcaactgactggcttctctcctgtatgatttcacatgagtctcttcagacctggttgattttagttgagagctgcagtggttctgtaggtgtctttgcatagtgcttgtgttagctGCGGTGTATGGCACTATATAGTGCTTAAATattggctgtgtcttgtttggtaggctgcgtcctccagaggtgcatttgtcggctgcatacatcatcgaaaaaaatgaaacgagacagcctctgatgtatgcggccgataaatgcgacctccggaggacgcagccttccaaacgagagacagcctttgttcgtgtcttgtctgtcactctgtcaccgtt
The genomic region above belongs to Myxocyprinus asiaticus isolate MX2 ecotype Aquarium Trade chromosome 28, UBuf_Myxa_2, whole genome shotgun sequence and contains:
- the LOC127419362 gene encoding ER membrane protein complex subunit 1-like isoform X2, with protein sequence MHGQDAVVVIGNGRLLRSWETTVGGLKWETVLDTGSFQAAALVGVQNFVKYVAVLKKTAISFHDLSSGSQIWVENLPDSETVQYQTIYSGGNGVVFVLGVVPNSHIVIVEYKIEDGEIMNKKSVEAAWMSSLESSCAVISSGILLCVDPITQSLYTLLLQSTEQKDMKQIHLQTLDLEVASGFQPVLTSTQPNPAQPPLSEFFLQLSPDHHILLQLKDGLIAPLRDFYPSNLVAFATTGEKTVAAVMSPKNDTACSINLFSADTGRRHLDTTIIYHMDPNGGKPNRLYVHAFLKKDDSVGYRVMVQMEDLTLTFLQQPGRVVWTREEALADVVAMEMVDLPLTGTQAELEGEFGKKADGLLPMVLKRLSSQFILLQAWLAHLWKLFYDARKPRSSVKNEVTIETLSRDEFNLQKMMVMVTASGKLFGIESKSGTVLWKHFLENINPNSVFKLMVQRTTAHFPHPPQCTLLIKDKDTGLGSLHVFNPIFGKRSHTSVPALPRPILQSLLLPLIDQDYAKVLLLIDDQYKVTAFPSTKNVLQQLQDTASSIFFYLVESSQGKLSGFRLRKDLSTELIWEVVIPTEAQKIVAVKGKRANEHVHSQGRVMGDRSVLYKYLNPNLLAVVTESTDTHQERSFVGIFLIDGVTGRIVHEAVQRKARGPVHFVHSENWMVYVYWNSKFRRNEFSVLELFEGAELYNSTVFSSLDRPHPPQVLQQSYIFPAPISTLEATLTEKGITSRHLLVGLPSGNILSLPKMFLDPRRPEVVSEQSREENLIPYAPEMPIRTEWFINYNQTVSRVRGIYTAPSGLESTCLVVAYGLDIYQTRVFPSKQFDVLKDDYDYVLISSVLFGLFFATMISKRLAEVKLLNRAWR
- the LOC127419362 gene encoding ER membrane protein complex subunit 1-like isoform X1, with protein sequence MGWLVVRLAFSVCLLYTALAVFEDQVGKFDWRQQFIGKVLFALFDTHSQASKKLLVATDKNVFASLNSRTGDLFWRHVDKTGPEGHIDSLLMHGQDAVVVIGNGRLLRSWETTVGGLKWETVLDTGSFQAAALVGVQNFVKYVAVLKKTAISFHDLSSGSQIWVENLPDSETVQYQTIYSGGNGVVFVLGVVPNSHIVIVEYKIEDGEIMNKKSVEAAWMSSLESSCAVISSGILLCVDPITQSLYTLLLQSTEQKDMKQIHLQTLDLEVASGFQPVLTSTQPNPAQPPLSEFFLQLSPDHHILLQLKDGLIAPLRDFYPSNLVAFATTGEKTVAAVMSPKNDTACSINLFSADTGRRHLDTTIIYHMDPNGGKPNRLYVHAFLKKDDSVGYRVMVQMEDLTLTFLQQPGRVVWTREEALADVVAMEMVDLPLTGTQAELEGEFGKKADGLLPMVLKRLSSQFILLQAWLAHLWKLFYDARKPRSSVKNEVTIETLSRDEFNLQKMMVMVTASGKLFGIESKSGTVLWKHFLENINPNSVFKLMVQRTTAHFPHPPQCTLLIKDKDTGLGSLHVFNPIFGKRSHTSVPALPRPILQSLLLPLIDQDYAKVLLLIDDQYKVTAFPSTKNVLQQLQDTASSIFFYLVESSQGKLSGFRLRKDLSTELIWEVVIPTEAQKIVAVKGKRANEHVHSQGRVMGDRSVLYKYLNPNLLAVVTESTDTHQERSFVGIFLIDGVTGRIVHEAVQRKARGPVHFVHSENWMVYVYWNSKFRRNEFSVLELFEGAELYNSTVFSSLDRPHPPQVLQQSYIFPAPISTLEATLTEKGITSRHLLVGLPSGNILSLPKMFLDPRRPEVVSEQSREENLIPYAPEMPIRTEWFINYNQTVSRVRGIYTAPSGLESTCLVVAYGLDIYQTRVFPSKQFDVLKDDYDYVLISSVLFGLFFATMISKRLAEVKLLNRAWR